In Syntrophus gentianae, the following proteins share a genomic window:
- a CDS encoding IS4 family transposase, which translates to MNSGKTIFAQLMEFVPAYEFRKCVDRYNGNFKMKSFSCWDQYLCMAFAQLTYRESLRDIEACLRATQSKLYHLGIRGKVSRNTLAHANQTRDWRIYADFAQILITRARKLYTEESFGIELDQAVYALDSTTIDLCLALFPWAEFRKRKGAIKLHTLLDLRGNIPSVVIITTGKVHDVNILDNLIIEAGAIYVMDRGYLDFARLYKIHQNLAFFVTRTKRNFSRKRLYSNPVDKSQGVQFDQIVTLKGYYAKKDYPEKLRRIGYLDSKNNQSLVFLTNNFVLPAKTIADLYRCRWQVELFFKWIKQHLMIKAFYGTTENAVKTQVWIAISVYVLVAIVKKSLNLDQSLYTILQVLSVTLFEKKPILQALSNATYTNHDIQVSNQLNLFN; encoded by the coding sequence ATGAATTCCGGGAAAACAATCTTTGCGCAACTGATGGAATTTGTCCCCGCATACGAGTTTCGAAAATGTGTCGATCGGTACAATGGCAATTTCAAAATGAAAAGTTTTTCCTGTTGGGATCAGTACCTGTGCATGGCCTTTGCCCAGCTTACCTACCGGGAGAGCCTGAGAGATATCGAGGCATGCCTGAGAGCAACCCAATCAAAACTTTATCATCTGGGCATCCGGGGAAAGGTTTCCCGGAACACCTTGGCCCATGCCAATCAAACCAGGGATTGGCGGATTTATGCCGATTTTGCCCAAATCCTCATTACAAGAGCCAGAAAACTATATACCGAAGAGTCCTTCGGTATCGAATTAGATCAAGCAGTTTACGCCTTGGACTCGACTACTATCGACCTTTGTCTGGCCCTTTTCCCTTGGGCGGAGTTCCGGAAACGGAAGGGTGCGATAAAACTCCATACTCTGCTGGATCTGCGCGGCAACATCCCTTCAGTGGTGATCATTACCACAGGGAAAGTCCACGATGTCAATATCCTGGACAACTTGATCATCGAAGCCGGGGCCATCTACGTCATGGATCGAGGTTACCTCGATTTTGCGCGTCTGTACAAAATCCATCAAAATTTGGCTTTCTTCGTTACCCGGACAAAGAGGAACTTCAGCCGCAAACGCCTTTATTCCAATCCCGTCGACAAATCCCAAGGCGTCCAGTTCGACCAGATCGTTACCCTAAAGGGCTACTACGCAAAGAAAGATTACCCGGAAAAACTCCGTCGTATTGGATACCTCGATTCAAAGAACAATCAAAGTCTCGTGTTTTTAACCAACAATTTTGTCCTGCCGGCCAAAACGATTGCCGATCTCTATCGTTGCCGATGGCAGGTGGAGCTGTTTTTCAAGTGGATCAAGCAACATCTCATGATCAAGGCTTTCTATGGCACCACCGAAAACGCCGTGAAGACTCAAGTCTGGATCGCCATCTCCGTTTACGTCCTTGTTGCTATCGTCAAGAAATCCCTGAATCTCGACCAAAGTCTCTACACAATTTTACAGGTTCTGAGCGTAACCCTTTTCGAGAAAAAGCCCATTTTACAGGCACTTTCAAATGCAACCTACACAAATCATGACATACAGGTAAGCAACCAATTGAATTTATTCAACTAA